From a region of the Haematobia irritans isolate KBUSLIRL chromosome 4, ASM5000362v1, whole genome shotgun sequence genome:
- the RIOK1 gene encoding RIO kinase 1 translates to MTELHQFSDAEEDEEGIPFKDNLVAEFKNLTVKNEIFNDLKDQLKDSQQHDDLKEKILISDEEDEELDGFDYDNEEGIDDYGDDDDYYYEENYAGFQKQNAHNQHLALNSNTGGGGGSSQKASQRVSSYQPNEKLFTRYSARINVEKYDPTTNMSAQAANRLVSFGSKQDNKVKIRDKHDRATAEQVMDPRTRMILFKLLNRGLIQEINGCISTGKEANVYHAVARDTDDEYAIKIYKTSILVFKDRDKYVSGEFRFRHGYCRSNPRKMVRTWAEKEMRNYLRMFNAGVPVPEPILLRSHVLVMRFCGKNGWPSPKLKDVELTTSKARELYRDCVVLMWRIYNKCRLVHADLSEFNILVQDGQLIIIDVSQSVEHDHPHAFDFLRKDCTNVSEFFRKKSVATMTVKELFDFITDQTITEENMEACLEKISEKIKDRDFEAITAQEKIDEAVWQQTFIPKRLDEVRYFERDVDKAKKGEKQNLIYGKITGLNENLEVQKKPSILTDTERKENQTNLKKTASGDEKEVIDDDADEEEESDASTDDEDGDDSKFKNSARPRDESPESKKARKKAVKEAQAEKRKVKIKKHVKKRKEKVGSAKK, encoded by the exons ATGACAGAATTACATCAATTCAGTGATGCAGAAGAGGATGAAGAAGGCATCCCCTTCAAA gATAATTTAGTGGCTGAATTTAAAAACCTTACagtgaaaaatgaaatatttaatgaTTTAAAAGATCAATTGAAGGATTCCCAACAACATGATGATTTAAAGGAGAAAATTTTGATCAGCGATGAGGAAGATGAAGAATTGGATGGCTTCGACTATGACAATGAGGAGGGCATTGATGATTATGGCGATGACGATGATTACTATTATGAAGAGAACTATGCAggctttcaaaaacaaaatgccCATAATCAACATTTGGCTTTAAACTCAAATACTGGTGGAGGTGGGGGTTCTAGCCAAAAAGCATCACAACGTGTAAGCAGCTATCAACCCAATGAGAAATTATTCACTCGTTACTCGGCTAGAATTAATGTTGAGAAATACGATCCAACCACTAATATGTCGGCTCAAGCAGCTAATCGTTTAGTTTCCTTTGGTTCAAAGCAAGACAATAAAGTGAAAATCCGTGATAAGCATGACCGTGCAACTGCAGAACAAGTTATGGATCCACGCACACGCATGATTCTCTTCAAGTTATTGAATCGTGGTCTAATACAGGAAATCAATGGCTGTATATCCACAGGCAAAGAGGCTAATGTGTATCATGCTGTGGCTCGAGATACTGATGACGAATACGCcataaaaatctacaaaacctCGATTTTAGTTTTCAAAGATCGCGACAAATACGTGAGTGGCGAATTTCGATTTCGACATGGCTATTGCCGTAGTAATCCACGTAAAATGGTACGAACCTGGGCCGAAAAAGAAATGAGAAATTATTTGAGAATGTTTAATGCTGGTGTCCCGGTTCCGGAACCAATTTTACTTAGATCCCATGTTTTGGTTATGCGTTTCTGTGGCAAAAATGGTTGGCCTTCACCCAAATTGAAAGATGTTGAACTGACCACCTCCAAAGCTCGTGAATTATATCGCGATTGTGTGGTTCTGATGTGGAGAATATATAACAAATGTCGTTTGGTGCATGCTGATCTTTCCGAGTTTAATATCCTAGTACAAGATGGCCAACTTATTATCATCGATGTCTCACAATCTGTCGAACACGATCATCCGCATGCCTTTGACTTCTTGCGTAAGGATTGTACAAATGTTTCGGAATTTTTCCGCAAAAAATCGGTGGCAACAATGACTGTGAaagaattattcgattttattacCGATCAAACTATTACCGAGGAAAATATGGAGGCCTGTTTAGAAAAGatatctgaaaaaattaaagatcGTGATTTTGAAGCCATAACTGCACAAGAGAAAATTGATGAGGCTGTGTGGCAACAAACATTTATTCCCAAGCGTTTGGACGAGGTGCGCTACTTCGAACGAGATGTGGACAAGGCAAAGAAAGGAGAAAAACAGAATTTGATTTATGGCAAAATTACTGGCCTCAatgaaaatttggaagttcagaAAAAGCCCTCCATACTCACAGACACAGAACGTAAAGAGAATCaaacaaatcttaagaaaactgCTAGTGGTGATGAAAAGGAAGTTATTGACGATGATGCGGACGAGGAAGAAGAATCAGATGCTTCAACTGATGATGAAGATGGTGACGATTCCAAATTCAAGAATTCTGCAAGACCTCGTGACGAAAGTCCAGAGAGTAAAAAAGCCCGTAAAAAGGCTGTTAAAGAAGCTCAGGCCGAAAAGCGTAAAGTGAAAATAAAGAAGCATGTCAAAAAGAGGAAAGAAAAAGTTGGCagtgccaaaaaataa